CAGAGCAGCCCCCTTATGGACCCTATAGCAGGTTCGGTGGCCCTCTCTCTGAGcagccccctgcccacccccacggCTGCACCCCTAGGTGTCTCTCAGAACCTTCCGGCCAATCCCATGAGCAATCTGGTGCTGGCGGAGGCCCCAGGGGTGTGGCTGGCAGAGCCGCTCCAAGGATGCCCCTCTGGATCCCATCCCTCAGCGGGTGGGGGACCTGCTGCCACCACCGAAGGTAACCGGAGcagggggggaggggcagtgggcGGCCCGGGGGAGGGGCTCCTGCCAGACTAGGCCCTGGCCCCGCCTCCCCCTAATCCCCCTCCTCCTcgcctctctgcccctcccccacgtcGCTAGTCCCACTCTCCGCTGAGCACCCCCAGCCCGCCCAGGAGCCCGAGCCCCTCAGCATGACGTCTGTGGGTGCGGCCATCCAGACCTCCACGCCCGCCGGTCCCGTGGGCACACCCAGCCCCGCGGCAGCCTTCTCCTATAGCACCCCAGACGCCCAGACACAGCCTGGTGGCCCCCAAGGACAAGCGGCCTCTGCCTCTGTCCCTGCCTCGGCCACCTCCCACAGCATCACCGTCCTCGCCTCTGTCCCCACTCCCGCCCGCCAAGCTACCACCAGCTATAGGCTCTCAAGCACCCCGCACCCCTTTGCCCGCACGCACCGCTCCCCGACCCGGCCCTCGCCCACCCTCCACTCCCCTGCCCACAACCCCCTCTGCCCGCCTCGAGCCTCGTCCTCCCCGGCTTCAGTCAACGACACCCGAGCTCCGCGCGTGGCAGAGCCGTCTCGGAGAAGCATCCCGCAGTTGGAGCGGAAGCTAGGCCACCGGAAGGGCAGCAAGTTCCCTGACAGCTCTCGAGGTCAGCACGAGTCTGGGGTCTCCTCGGCTGCCCTTGGAGACCTCCCAGGCACCCCCCAGGCTGCTGACCACCGTCACTGACCACTCCCTCCACCCCTTGTCCCCAGGGTCGAAGCAGCCGCCCCGGGAGAGGCTGGTGGGGGAGATCGCCTTCCAGCTGGACCGCCGGATCCTGTCCAGCATCTTCTCCGAGCGGGTCCGGCTCTACGGCTTCACGGTCTCCAACATTCCGGAAAAGATCATACAGGTGTGTTGTGCCTGTCTGCCACCCGCCACCTGCAGGGATGGCGACGGCCTTCTGGGGGCCCCTGCACTCTGGCTAGGCAGCGCGCGCCAGCGTCCGCGGGCACCCTGGGATGGAGGAAACACTGCGCGCAGTCCAAGGGGCCAGCAGGTGTCCCCGGCATCTGGCAACAGGACACACACGGGCGGCCTTCCCAGAGGGGCCCCGGCACTGTCAGGCCTGTGAGCTCCCACTTTGCCACTGCAATGGCCTCGGGTCTGCCAGGCCCCGCTCCCACGGGCCCTCCCCACACTGGCAGAGCTGACGCCTTATGCCTCTCCCTCGCCCTGTGCAAGTCCTCAAGTGTCACTGCGGGTCGCAGGGGAGGCAGGTCTCAGAGCCTCTGAGCAGCTGGAGGCCTGGTGGCCAGGGTCTTCAGCCCGGGCGCGCTCCGTGTTCCCAGCATGCCGTCCACTGAGCCCGCTCCACGGAGGGACACAGAGGACGACGTTTCCCAAACACGCTGGGGCGCGTCTCCTCGCCACTCCGTGTAGGAGGCGCGGAGGAGCGGGAGCCGTCGGGGGCTTGGGCTGCGCGGGGGCAGGATGAGCTGGTGCGCGCCCTTCCCCACCGACACGCCCATTCGGGtggagcgggggcggggccgggggcgggcccgggggcggggcgggcgtcGGCGCCGCGGCCCTTCGGCCGTTTACTCTTCCCTCGCGAAGTAGCTCTCGGTGCTCCCCTGCGCTTCCTGTCTGGCCGTCCTTATCCGTGGATGTACTGTGGCTCTGGGTCTGTGAGTGGGTAGGAATCACGTTCAGTTACAGTGGGCTCATCTGTGTCCCGGTTTGAGCTCGCCTTCTCCTTTTGTGGAGGTGTCCTTTGGTTAGGTTTTTAATCTTAATGAGACCGAAATTATCCACCTTTTTTAtccaccttttcctttttcttttttctttggccgcGCCAcgcggcatgcagaatcttagtttcccgaccagggatggaacccgcgtcccctgcagtggaagcgcggagtcttaaccactggaccgccagggaagtcccacgtttTCCTTCATTGTCTGTACTCTTCGAGTCCCATTTAAGGCTGGAGCTGCCAGCCCCGCCTCGGTCCCCTCTCCCAGTCCCACGAGTGTGGGCTCCAGGTCTGCAGGTCTGGCCCTGCCCAGGTGACAGTGTCCTAATACTGGGAGGCCAAGGGAGCCTGGGCATCTCTTCTTCCAGGTCGTCGTAGCTCCTCTTGGCCCTTCGCTCTTcagtatgaattttaggatcagtctGTCAAGTTCCAAGAAAAACCTAGTTCACATTTTTAGTTTCTCATTGGTTTATAGGTGGAACTGGGGAAGTTTCCCATCTTTGCCACGTTGGCTGTCCCTGTGTTGCTTGTGTCGGCGGGGACAACTTTGGCCATGTTGGGTTGGGCGACCCTTGGCTCCTATCCTGTACCACCGCCACCACTGCTGTGCCGTGAGTGCAGCCCGGCAGCGGctatttaaaaattggcaaatgaCGCGGGAGAAGCACAATATTTATGTCTCTAGAACGCTGCATCTGATATCTAGTTGGCAAAGACTACACTTAATCATAATGAAAGTCTAGTTGCCACATGGAAGTTAGACGTCAAACTGTGGAGAG
This genomic window from Kogia breviceps isolate mKogBre1 chromosome 17, mKogBre1 haplotype 1, whole genome shotgun sequence contains:
- the SPATC1 gene encoding speriolin isoform X2; the encoded protein is MSLLTNYEGLRHQIERLVRENEELKKLVRLIRENYELKSAIKIQTGGLGISGFSSRLGEAATGPPQHQGVFLPPSPAAANESVLEEVGIVPLAPLADMLSSPQPGPAAGPVVSTPMDPLDTLLPGLAPISQSSPLSSLLTGPPSSRLAGPAAVPPAGTPASSLGLPSTGPLTPSSPLTGPLAVSQSSPLMDPIAGSVALSLSSPLPTPTAAPLGVSQNLPANPMSNLVLAEAPGVWLAEPLQGCPSGSHPSAGGGPAATTEVPLSAEHPQPAQEPEPLSMTSVGAAIQTSTPAGPVGTPSPAAAFSYSTPDAQTQPGGPQGQAASASVPASATSHSITVLASVPTPARQATTSYRLSSTPHPFARTHRSPTRPSPTLHSPAHNPLCPPRASSSPASVNDTRAPRVAEPSRRSIPQLERKLGHRKGSKFPDSSRGSKQPPRERLVGEIAFQLDRRILSSIFSERVRLYGFTVSNIPEKIIQASLDPGGHRLDEELCQTLTQRYTSVMNRLQSLGYNRRVHPALTEQLRVLVETVHPSMLTDALLLLSCLGQLAHDDGKPMFIW
- the SPATC1 gene encoding speriolin isoform X3, yielding MLSSPQPGPAAGPVVSTPMDPLDTLLPGLAPISQSSPLSSLLTGPPSSRLAGPAAVPPAGTPASSLGLPSTGPLTPSSPLTGPLAVSQSSPLMDPIAGSVALSLSSPLPTPTAAPLGVSQNLPANPMSNLVLAEAPGVWLAEPLQGCPSGSHPSAGGGPAATTEVPLSAEHPQPAQEPEPLSMTSVGAAIQTSTPAGPVGTPSPAAAFSYSTPDAQTQPGGPQGQAASASVPASATSHSITVLASVPTPARQATTSYRLSSTPHPFARTHRSPTRPSPTLHSPAHNPLCPPRASSSPASVNDTRAPRVAEPSRRSIPQLERKLGHRKGSKFPDSSRGSKQPPRERLVGEIAFQLDRRILSSIFSERVRLYGFTVSNIPEKIIQASLDPGGHRLDEELCQTLTQRYTSVMNRLQSLGYNRRVHPALTEQLVNTYGILRERPERATSEGGSYTVDFLQRVLVETVHPSMLTDALLLLSCLGQLAHDDGKPMFIW
- the SPATC1 gene encoding speriolin isoform X1, translating into MSLLTNYEGLRHQIERLVRENEELKKLVRLIRENYELKSAIKIQTGGLGISGFSSRLGEAATGPPQHQGVFLPPSPAAANESVLEEVGIVPLAPLADMLSSPQPGPAAGPVVSTPMDPLDTLLPGLAPISQSSPLSSLLTGPPSSRLAGPAAVPPAGTPASSLGLPSTGPLTPSSPLTGPLAVSQSSPLMDPIAGSVALSLSSPLPTPTAAPLGVSQNLPANPMSNLVLAEAPGVWLAEPLQGCPSGSHPSAGGGPAATTEVPLSAEHPQPAQEPEPLSMTSVGAAIQTSTPAGPVGTPSPAAAFSYSTPDAQTQPGGPQGQAASASVPASATSHSITVLASVPTPARQATTSYRLSSTPHPFARTHRSPTRPSPTLHSPAHNPLCPPRASSSPASVNDTRAPRVAEPSRRSIPQLERKLGHRKGSKFPDSSRGSKQPPRERLVGEIAFQLDRRILSSIFSERVRLYGFTVSNIPEKIIQASLDPGGHRLDEELCQTLTQRYTSVMNRLQSLGYNRRVHPALTEQLVNTYGILRERPERATSEGGSYTVDFLQRVLVETVHPSMLTDALLLLSCLGQLAHDDGKPMFIW